The following are encoded together in the Mastacembelus armatus chromosome 6, fMasArm1.2, whole genome shotgun sequence genome:
- the si:dkey-82f1.1 gene encoding DENN domain-containing protein 2A isoform X3, which yields MLAQRRATTTPTDQQTSNMENGLCGKLNHNKSPAGVKTASIRDKISQWEGKKEPGQVTSTGTCLLSTSQKEVETVRKKESKPSEVQRTDSKRFVSWDRQDSGTENFGKLGDLRTKSSEGPTNKDRELILERGFWASKPTEQPQEKKNVLTHVKKLEKVTKEVPDKPSLAFPGNYFCPPSKEEVEETEKKANEPIFGTFDVARSGGSRRRKEGDAENVYSEPGAPSINPVPKPQRTFQHHTPPTTPASGPGSRKGKRNLPPLPSIPPPPLPTCPPPGVCRRPWAAKPRDSSNRKSYEFEDLLQSSTESCRVDWYAQSRLGLTRTLSEENVYEDIIDPPSKENPYEDIELERSCLGSKCVSPASSSPAPDMTKQLSSKPGFFRQNSERRSFKLLELRKGSRDTGISSPSRVSPPSTPSSPDDTPCLSGDPYNRRRRKIPKMVLKINGIFEARRGKKRMKKVSQATESSSGRVTDENSESESDTEEKLKAHSQRLVSVQSMLRQTGRYRTLERDLMELQERKLFEYFIVVALHKTKAGIPYLPEVTQQFPLKLERSFKFMREAEDQLKVIPQFCFPDAKDWVPVDNFPSETFSFVLTGEDGSRRFGYCRRLLPSGKGRRLPEVYCIVSRLGCFDLFSKILDEVEKRRAISPALVQPFMRGIMEAPFPAPGRTITVKNFLPGAGTEVIELCRPSDSRLEHVDFECLFSSLSLRLLLRVFASLLLERRVIFTADKLSTLSQCCHAVVALLYPFTWQHTYIPVLPPSMLDIVCTPTPFIVGLLSSSLPRLKDLPIEEVLVVDLGNSRFLRQLDDEDSILPHKLQAALEHVLDKRKELACEKGDLPNDSSSLSTVVSEAFVRFFVEMVGHYSLFMGGADRDDESVSSPTLPSPSSSSSSSLQREAFRKAVTSKSLRRFLEVFMETQMFTGFIQERELRRQGLRGLFEVRAQEYLDSLPGSEQRGVNKFLKGLGNKMKFLSKK from the exons ATGCTGGCTCAAAGGAGagccaccaccacccccacagACCAGCAGACTTCCAACATGGAGAATGGACTGTGTGGCAAACTAAACCACAACAAGAGCCCAGCAGGAGTCAAGACTGCCAGCATCCGTGATAAGATCTCTCAGTGGGAGGGTAAAAAGGAGCCTGGCCAAGTAACATCTACAGGGACGTGTCTATTGAGTACTTCACAAAAGGAAGTTGAGACAGTGAGGAAAAAGGAATCCAAACCTTCAGAGGTCCAAAGGACAGACAGCAAGAGGTTTGTCAGCTGGGACAGACAAGACTCAGGGACAGAGAATTTTGGGAAACTAGGGGATTTAAGGACTAAATCTTCAGAAGGCCcaacaaacaaagacagagaattGATATTAGAAAGAGGGTTTTGGGCTTCTAAGCCAACAGAACAACcccaagagaagaaaaatgttttaactcaTGTTAAGAAACTGGAGAAGGTAACAAAAGAAGTTCCCGACAAACCTTCACTGGCATTTCCAGGGAATTACTTTTGTCCTCCTTcaaaggaggaggtggaggaaacagaaaagaaggCCAATGAGCCCATTTTTGGGACTTTTGATGTGGCTCGGTCTGGTGGGTCACggaggagaaaggagggagATGCAGAGAATGTATACAGTGAGCCAGGTGCTCCTTCCATAAACCCTGTACCTAAACCTCAGAGAACCTTCCAGCACCATACACCACCCACCACCCCAGCTTCAGGGCCTGGCTCACGGAAGGGAAAGAGGAACTTACCCCCTTTGCCCTCCATTCCTCCACCACCTTTGCCCACATGCCCACCACCTGGAGTTTGCAGGAGACCGTGGGCTGCCAAACCTCGGGACAGCAGTAACAG GAAGTCCTATGAATTTGAAGATCTGCTTCAGTCTTCTACAGAAAGCTGCAGGGTGGACTGGTATGCTCAGTCCAGACTGGGCTTAACACGCACTTTATCTGAAGAGAATGTCTACGAGGACATAAtag atcCTCCATCGAAGGAGAACCCCTATGAAGATATAGAGCTGGAGAGAAGTTGTTTGGGAAGCAAATGTGTTTCACCTGCCTCCTCATCTCCTGCCCCCGATATGACAAAACAG CTTTCCTCCAAGCCTGGCTTTTTTAGGCAGAACTCAGAACGGCGAAGCTTCAAGCTCTTGGAGCTACGCAAGGGAAGCAGGGACACTGGCATCTCCTCACCCTCACGTGTCAGTCCTCCGTCCACACCCAGCAGCCCTGACGACACCCCCTGTCTCTCTGGAGACCCATACAATCGCAGACGGAGGAAAATCCCCAAG ATGGTGCTTAAAATCAATGGCATTTTTGAAGCTCGAAGAGGGAAGAAACGCATGAAGAAGGTTTCTCAGGCTACTGAGTCCAGCTCAGGGAGAG TGACAGATGAAAACAGTGAGTCAGAAAGTGACACAGAGGAGAAACTAAAAG CCCACAGTCAGCGGCTGGTGTCAGTCCAGTCCATGCTGAGGCAGACGGGGCGGTACCGGACCTTGGAAAGGGATCTGATGGAGTTACAGGAGAGGAAACTTTTTGAGTATTTCATAGTCGTTGCACTTCACAAGACCAAGGCTGGAATACCATACCTGCCAGAAGTCACACAGCAGTTTCCTCTCAAG CTTGAGAGGAGCTTTAAGTTCATGCGAGAGGCTGAGGACCAGCTGAAGGTCATTCCTCAGTTCTGTTTCCCTGATGCCAAAGACTGGGTGCCGGTTGACAACTTCCCCAG tgagacattttcatttgtccTCACCGGTGAAGATGGAAGCAGACGGTTTGGCTACTGTCGGCGATTATTG CCCAGTGGTAAAGGCCGAAGGCTCCCTGAGGTCTATTGCATTGTTAGCCGCCTGGGCTGCTTTGACCTCTTCTCCAAG ATCCTGGATGAAGTGGAAAAGAGGAGAGCAATCTCACCTGCCCTGGTCCAGCCTTTTATGAGAGGCATCATGGAAGCTCCCTTTCCTGCTCCAGGAAGGACCATCACTGTCAAAAACTTTCTACCTGGCGCTGGGACAGAG GTGATAGAGTTGTGCAGACCATCAGATTCCCGTCTGGAACATGTGGACTTCGAATGTCTCTTCTCCTCTCTAAGTCTACGTCTCCTTCTGCGAGTGTTTgcctctctgctgctggagcGCAGGGTCATCTTCACTGCTGACAAACTCAG CACATTGTCCCAGTGTTGTCATGCAGTAGTGGCTCTTCTGTACCCCTTCACCTGGCAGCATACATACATCCCTGTGCTCCCACCCTCCATGTTGGATATTGTCTGCACTCCCACACCTTTTATAGTTGGCCTTCTCTCCAGCTCTCTGCCTCGTCTCAAGGACCTGCCAATAGAAGAG GTCCTCGTTGTCGACCTTGGCAACAGCCGCTTCCTGCGACAG CTGGATGATGAGGACTCCATTCTTCCTCACAAGTTGCAGGCAGCTCTTGAGCATGTACTGGACAAGAGGAAGGAGCTGGCCTGTGAGAAGGGAGACCTGCCCAATG ACTCCAGCTCTCTCAGCACAGTGGTGTCCGAGGCCTTTGTGCGTTTTTTTGTGGAGATGGTTGGTCACTACTCCCTCTTCATGGGTGGTGCAGACAGGGATGATGAGTCTGTCTCGTCCCCCACCTTGCCCagcccctcctcttcctcctcatcatccttGCAACGTGAAGCCTTTCGCAAAGCGGTTACTTCGAAGAGTCTGAGACGCTTTCTGGAGGTGTTCATGGAGACCCAGATGTTCACTGGCTTCATCCAGGAGAGGGAGCTGCGTAGGCAGGGCCTCAGAG gtctGTTTGAAGTGAGAGCACAAGAATATCTGGACTCGCTGCCTGGAAGTGAGCAGCGAGGAGTCAACAAATTCCTCAAAGGCCTAG GAAATAAGATGAAATTCCTTTCGAAGAAATGA
- the si:dkey-82f1.1 gene encoding DENN domain-containing protein 2A isoform X2, with amino-acid sequence MPAASTMTGGRALLLCTNTDNCIYQSVNGLQCCGLKVGDATPSAVPQPQVVCGSQRDRDSRDTAVPSKHSLSSLLTLSDSPDLPDTMLAQRRATTTPTDQQTSNMENGLCGKLNHNKSPAGVKTASIRDKISQWEGKKEPGQVTSTGTCLLSTSQKEVETVRKKESKPSEVQRTDSKRFVSWDRQDSGTENFGKLGDLRTKSSEGPTNKDRELILERGFWASKPTEQPQEKKNVLTHVKKLEKVTKEVPDKPSLAFPGNYFCPPSKEEVEETEKKANEPIFGTFDVARSGGSRRRKEGDAENVYSEPGAPSINPVPKPQRTFQHHTPPTTPASGPGSRKGKRNLPPLPSIPPPPLPTCPPPGVCRRPWAAKPRDSSNRKSYEFEDLLQSSTESCRVDWYAQSRLGLTRTLSEENVYEDIIDPPSKENPYEDIELERSCLGSKCVSPASSSPAPDMTKQLSSKPGFFRQNSERRSFKLLELRKGSRDTGISSPSRVSPPSTPSSPDDTPCLSGDPYNRRRRKIPKMVLKINGIFEARRGKKRMKKVSQATESSSGRDENSESESDTEEKLKAHSQRLVSVQSMLRQTGRYRTLERDLMELQERKLFEYFIVVALHKTKAGIPYLPEVTQQFPLKLERSFKFMREAEDQLKVIPQFCFPDAKDWVPVDNFPSETFSFVLTGEDGSRRFGYCRRLLPSGKGRRLPEVYCIVSRLGCFDLFSKILDEVEKRRAISPALVQPFMRGIMEAPFPAPGRTITVKNFLPGAGTEVIELCRPSDSRLEHVDFECLFSSLSLRLLLRVFASLLLERRVIFTADKLSTLSQCCHAVVALLYPFTWQHTYIPVLPPSMLDIVCTPTPFIVGLLSSSLPRLKDLPIEEVLVVDLGNSRFLRQLDDEDSILPHKLQAALEHVLDKRKELACEKGDLPNDSSSLSTVVSEAFVRFFVEMVGHYSLFMGGADRDDESVSSPTLPSPSSSSSSSLQREAFRKAVTSKSLRRFLEVFMETQMFTGFIQERELRRQGLRGLFEVRAQEYLDSLPGSEQRGVNKFLKGLGNKMKFLSKK; translated from the exons ATGCCAGCTGCTAGCACCATGACCGGTGGGAGAgctctgctgctctgtacaaACACTGACAACTGTATCTACCAATCAGTCAACGG GCTCCAGTGCTGTGGCTTGAAGGTTGGGGACGCTACACCATCTGCAGTGCCCCAGCCCCAAGTGGTGTGTGGGTCACAGAGAGACCGAGACAGTAGGGACACTGCTGTACCTTCCAAGCATTCGCTCTCCTCCCTGCTCACCCTGAGTGACAGCCCAGATCTTCCCGACACAATGCTGGCTCAAAGGAGagccaccaccacccccacagACCAGCAGACTTCCAACATGGAGAATGGACTGTGTGGCAAACTAAACCACAACAAGAGCCCAGCAGGAGTCAAGACTGCCAGCATCCGTGATAAGATCTCTCAGTGGGAGGGTAAAAAGGAGCCTGGCCAAGTAACATCTACAGGGACGTGTCTATTGAGTACTTCACAAAAGGAAGTTGAGACAGTGAGGAAAAAGGAATCCAAACCTTCAGAGGTCCAAAGGACAGACAGCAAGAGGTTTGTCAGCTGGGACAGACAAGACTCAGGGACAGAGAATTTTGGGAAACTAGGGGATTTAAGGACTAAATCTTCAGAAGGCCcaacaaacaaagacagagaattGATATTAGAAAGAGGGTTTTGGGCTTCTAAGCCAACAGAACAACcccaagagaagaaaaatgttttaactcaTGTTAAGAAACTGGAGAAGGTAACAAAAGAAGTTCCCGACAAACCTTCACTGGCATTTCCAGGGAATTACTTTTGTCCTCCTTcaaaggaggaggtggaggaaacagaaaagaaggCCAATGAGCCCATTTTTGGGACTTTTGATGTGGCTCGGTCTGGTGGGTCACggaggagaaaggagggagATGCAGAGAATGTATACAGTGAGCCAGGTGCTCCTTCCATAAACCCTGTACCTAAACCTCAGAGAACCTTCCAGCACCATACACCACCCACCACCCCAGCTTCAGGGCCTGGCTCACGGAAGGGAAAGAGGAACTTACCCCCTTTGCCCTCCATTCCTCCACCACCTTTGCCCACATGCCCACCACCTGGAGTTTGCAGGAGACCGTGGGCTGCCAAACCTCGGGACAGCAGTAACAG GAAGTCCTATGAATTTGAAGATCTGCTTCAGTCTTCTACAGAAAGCTGCAGGGTGGACTGGTATGCTCAGTCCAGACTGGGCTTAACACGCACTTTATCTGAAGAGAATGTCTACGAGGACATAAtag atcCTCCATCGAAGGAGAACCCCTATGAAGATATAGAGCTGGAGAGAAGTTGTTTGGGAAGCAAATGTGTTTCACCTGCCTCCTCATCTCCTGCCCCCGATATGACAAAACAG CTTTCCTCCAAGCCTGGCTTTTTTAGGCAGAACTCAGAACGGCGAAGCTTCAAGCTCTTGGAGCTACGCAAGGGAAGCAGGGACACTGGCATCTCCTCACCCTCACGTGTCAGTCCTCCGTCCACACCCAGCAGCCCTGACGACACCCCCTGTCTCTCTGGAGACCCATACAATCGCAGACGGAGGAAAATCCCCAAG ATGGTGCTTAAAATCAATGGCATTTTTGAAGCTCGAAGAGGGAAGAAACGCATGAAGAAGGTTTCTCAGGCTACTGAGTCCAGCTCAGGGAGAG ATGAAAACAGTGAGTCAGAAAGTGACACAGAGGAGAAACTAAAAG CCCACAGTCAGCGGCTGGTGTCAGTCCAGTCCATGCTGAGGCAGACGGGGCGGTACCGGACCTTGGAAAGGGATCTGATGGAGTTACAGGAGAGGAAACTTTTTGAGTATTTCATAGTCGTTGCACTTCACAAGACCAAGGCTGGAATACCATACCTGCCAGAAGTCACACAGCAGTTTCCTCTCAAG CTTGAGAGGAGCTTTAAGTTCATGCGAGAGGCTGAGGACCAGCTGAAGGTCATTCCTCAGTTCTGTTTCCCTGATGCCAAAGACTGGGTGCCGGTTGACAACTTCCCCAG tgagacattttcatttgtccTCACCGGTGAAGATGGAAGCAGACGGTTTGGCTACTGTCGGCGATTATTG CCCAGTGGTAAAGGCCGAAGGCTCCCTGAGGTCTATTGCATTGTTAGCCGCCTGGGCTGCTTTGACCTCTTCTCCAAG ATCCTGGATGAAGTGGAAAAGAGGAGAGCAATCTCACCTGCCCTGGTCCAGCCTTTTATGAGAGGCATCATGGAAGCTCCCTTTCCTGCTCCAGGAAGGACCATCACTGTCAAAAACTTTCTACCTGGCGCTGGGACAGAG GTGATAGAGTTGTGCAGACCATCAGATTCCCGTCTGGAACATGTGGACTTCGAATGTCTCTTCTCCTCTCTAAGTCTACGTCTCCTTCTGCGAGTGTTTgcctctctgctgctggagcGCAGGGTCATCTTCACTGCTGACAAACTCAG CACATTGTCCCAGTGTTGTCATGCAGTAGTGGCTCTTCTGTACCCCTTCACCTGGCAGCATACATACATCCCTGTGCTCCCACCCTCCATGTTGGATATTGTCTGCACTCCCACACCTTTTATAGTTGGCCTTCTCTCCAGCTCTCTGCCTCGTCTCAAGGACCTGCCAATAGAAGAG GTCCTCGTTGTCGACCTTGGCAACAGCCGCTTCCTGCGACAG CTGGATGATGAGGACTCCATTCTTCCTCACAAGTTGCAGGCAGCTCTTGAGCATGTACTGGACAAGAGGAAGGAGCTGGCCTGTGAGAAGGGAGACCTGCCCAATG ACTCCAGCTCTCTCAGCACAGTGGTGTCCGAGGCCTTTGTGCGTTTTTTTGTGGAGATGGTTGGTCACTACTCCCTCTTCATGGGTGGTGCAGACAGGGATGATGAGTCTGTCTCGTCCCCCACCTTGCCCagcccctcctcttcctcctcatcatccttGCAACGTGAAGCCTTTCGCAAAGCGGTTACTTCGAAGAGTCTGAGACGCTTTCTGGAGGTGTTCATGGAGACCCAGATGTTCACTGGCTTCATCCAGGAGAGGGAGCTGCGTAGGCAGGGCCTCAGAG gtctGTTTGAAGTGAGAGCACAAGAATATCTGGACTCGCTGCCTGGAAGTGAGCAGCGAGGAGTCAACAAATTCCTCAAAGGCCTAG GAAATAAGATGAAATTCCTTTCGAAGAAATGA
- the si:dkey-82f1.1 gene encoding DENN domain-containing protein 2A isoform X1, which produces MPAASTMTGGRALLLCTNTDNCIYQSVNGLQCCGLKVGDATPSAVPQPQVVCGSQRDRDSRDTAVPSKHSLSSLLTLSDSPDLPDTMLAQRRATTTPTDQQTSNMENGLCGKLNHNKSPAGVKTASIRDKISQWEGKKEPGQVTSTGTCLLSTSQKEVETVRKKESKPSEVQRTDSKRFVSWDRQDSGTENFGKLGDLRTKSSEGPTNKDRELILERGFWASKPTEQPQEKKNVLTHVKKLEKVTKEVPDKPSLAFPGNYFCPPSKEEVEETEKKANEPIFGTFDVARSGGSRRRKEGDAENVYSEPGAPSINPVPKPQRTFQHHTPPTTPASGPGSRKGKRNLPPLPSIPPPPLPTCPPPGVCRRPWAAKPRDSSNRKSYEFEDLLQSSTESCRVDWYAQSRLGLTRTLSEENVYEDIIDPPSKENPYEDIELERSCLGSKCVSPASSSPAPDMTKQLSSKPGFFRQNSERRSFKLLELRKGSRDTGISSPSRVSPPSTPSSPDDTPCLSGDPYNRRRRKIPKMVLKINGIFEARRGKKRMKKVSQATESSSGRVTDENSESESDTEEKLKAHSQRLVSVQSMLRQTGRYRTLERDLMELQERKLFEYFIVVALHKTKAGIPYLPEVTQQFPLKLERSFKFMREAEDQLKVIPQFCFPDAKDWVPVDNFPSETFSFVLTGEDGSRRFGYCRRLLPSGKGRRLPEVYCIVSRLGCFDLFSKILDEVEKRRAISPALVQPFMRGIMEAPFPAPGRTITVKNFLPGAGTEVIELCRPSDSRLEHVDFECLFSSLSLRLLLRVFASLLLERRVIFTADKLSTLSQCCHAVVALLYPFTWQHTYIPVLPPSMLDIVCTPTPFIVGLLSSSLPRLKDLPIEEVLVVDLGNSRFLRQLDDEDSILPHKLQAALEHVLDKRKELACEKGDLPNDSSSLSTVVSEAFVRFFVEMVGHYSLFMGGADRDDESVSSPTLPSPSSSSSSSLQREAFRKAVTSKSLRRFLEVFMETQMFTGFIQERELRRQGLRGLFEVRAQEYLDSLPGSEQRGVNKFLKGLGNKMKFLSKK; this is translated from the exons ATGCCAGCTGCTAGCACCATGACCGGTGGGAGAgctctgctgctctgtacaaACACTGACAACTGTATCTACCAATCAGTCAACGG GCTCCAGTGCTGTGGCTTGAAGGTTGGGGACGCTACACCATCTGCAGTGCCCCAGCCCCAAGTGGTGTGTGGGTCACAGAGAGACCGAGACAGTAGGGACACTGCTGTACCTTCCAAGCATTCGCTCTCCTCCCTGCTCACCCTGAGTGACAGCCCAGATCTTCCCGACACAATGCTGGCTCAAAGGAGagccaccaccacccccacagACCAGCAGACTTCCAACATGGAGAATGGACTGTGTGGCAAACTAAACCACAACAAGAGCCCAGCAGGAGTCAAGACTGCCAGCATCCGTGATAAGATCTCTCAGTGGGAGGGTAAAAAGGAGCCTGGCCAAGTAACATCTACAGGGACGTGTCTATTGAGTACTTCACAAAAGGAAGTTGAGACAGTGAGGAAAAAGGAATCCAAACCTTCAGAGGTCCAAAGGACAGACAGCAAGAGGTTTGTCAGCTGGGACAGACAAGACTCAGGGACAGAGAATTTTGGGAAACTAGGGGATTTAAGGACTAAATCTTCAGAAGGCCcaacaaacaaagacagagaattGATATTAGAAAGAGGGTTTTGGGCTTCTAAGCCAACAGAACAACcccaagagaagaaaaatgttttaactcaTGTTAAGAAACTGGAGAAGGTAACAAAAGAAGTTCCCGACAAACCTTCACTGGCATTTCCAGGGAATTACTTTTGTCCTCCTTcaaaggaggaggtggaggaaacagaaaagaaggCCAATGAGCCCATTTTTGGGACTTTTGATGTGGCTCGGTCTGGTGGGTCACggaggagaaaggagggagATGCAGAGAATGTATACAGTGAGCCAGGTGCTCCTTCCATAAACCCTGTACCTAAACCTCAGAGAACCTTCCAGCACCATACACCACCCACCACCCCAGCTTCAGGGCCTGGCTCACGGAAGGGAAAGAGGAACTTACCCCCTTTGCCCTCCATTCCTCCACCACCTTTGCCCACATGCCCACCACCTGGAGTTTGCAGGAGACCGTGGGCTGCCAAACCTCGGGACAGCAGTAACAG GAAGTCCTATGAATTTGAAGATCTGCTTCAGTCTTCTACAGAAAGCTGCAGGGTGGACTGGTATGCTCAGTCCAGACTGGGCTTAACACGCACTTTATCTGAAGAGAATGTCTACGAGGACATAAtag atcCTCCATCGAAGGAGAACCCCTATGAAGATATAGAGCTGGAGAGAAGTTGTTTGGGAAGCAAATGTGTTTCACCTGCCTCCTCATCTCCTGCCCCCGATATGACAAAACAG CTTTCCTCCAAGCCTGGCTTTTTTAGGCAGAACTCAGAACGGCGAAGCTTCAAGCTCTTGGAGCTACGCAAGGGAAGCAGGGACACTGGCATCTCCTCACCCTCACGTGTCAGTCCTCCGTCCACACCCAGCAGCCCTGACGACACCCCCTGTCTCTCTGGAGACCCATACAATCGCAGACGGAGGAAAATCCCCAAG ATGGTGCTTAAAATCAATGGCATTTTTGAAGCTCGAAGAGGGAAGAAACGCATGAAGAAGGTTTCTCAGGCTACTGAGTCCAGCTCAGGGAGAG TGACAGATGAAAACAGTGAGTCAGAAAGTGACACAGAGGAGAAACTAAAAG CCCACAGTCAGCGGCTGGTGTCAGTCCAGTCCATGCTGAGGCAGACGGGGCGGTACCGGACCTTGGAAAGGGATCTGATGGAGTTACAGGAGAGGAAACTTTTTGAGTATTTCATAGTCGTTGCACTTCACAAGACCAAGGCTGGAATACCATACCTGCCAGAAGTCACACAGCAGTTTCCTCTCAAG CTTGAGAGGAGCTTTAAGTTCATGCGAGAGGCTGAGGACCAGCTGAAGGTCATTCCTCAGTTCTGTTTCCCTGATGCCAAAGACTGGGTGCCGGTTGACAACTTCCCCAG tgagacattttcatttgtccTCACCGGTGAAGATGGAAGCAGACGGTTTGGCTACTGTCGGCGATTATTG CCCAGTGGTAAAGGCCGAAGGCTCCCTGAGGTCTATTGCATTGTTAGCCGCCTGGGCTGCTTTGACCTCTTCTCCAAG ATCCTGGATGAAGTGGAAAAGAGGAGAGCAATCTCACCTGCCCTGGTCCAGCCTTTTATGAGAGGCATCATGGAAGCTCCCTTTCCTGCTCCAGGAAGGACCATCACTGTCAAAAACTTTCTACCTGGCGCTGGGACAGAG GTGATAGAGTTGTGCAGACCATCAGATTCCCGTCTGGAACATGTGGACTTCGAATGTCTCTTCTCCTCTCTAAGTCTACGTCTCCTTCTGCGAGTGTTTgcctctctgctgctggagcGCAGGGTCATCTTCACTGCTGACAAACTCAG CACATTGTCCCAGTGTTGTCATGCAGTAGTGGCTCTTCTGTACCCCTTCACCTGGCAGCATACATACATCCCTGTGCTCCCACCCTCCATGTTGGATATTGTCTGCACTCCCACACCTTTTATAGTTGGCCTTCTCTCCAGCTCTCTGCCTCGTCTCAAGGACCTGCCAATAGAAGAG GTCCTCGTTGTCGACCTTGGCAACAGCCGCTTCCTGCGACAG CTGGATGATGAGGACTCCATTCTTCCTCACAAGTTGCAGGCAGCTCTTGAGCATGTACTGGACAAGAGGAAGGAGCTGGCCTGTGAGAAGGGAGACCTGCCCAATG ACTCCAGCTCTCTCAGCACAGTGGTGTCCGAGGCCTTTGTGCGTTTTTTTGTGGAGATGGTTGGTCACTACTCCCTCTTCATGGGTGGTGCAGACAGGGATGATGAGTCTGTCTCGTCCCCCACCTTGCCCagcccctcctcttcctcctcatcatccttGCAACGTGAAGCCTTTCGCAAAGCGGTTACTTCGAAGAGTCTGAGACGCTTTCTGGAGGTGTTCATGGAGACCCAGATGTTCACTGGCTTCATCCAGGAGAGGGAGCTGCGTAGGCAGGGCCTCAGAG gtctGTTTGAAGTGAGAGCACAAGAATATCTGGACTCGCTGCCTGGAAGTGAGCAGCGAGGAGTCAACAAATTCCTCAAAGGCCTAG GAAATAAGATGAAATTCCTTTCGAAGAAATGA